The genomic interval ATACGCTGCCTTTAGAGCTGACTCAGAGAGAGGTGCAAAACCCATCGACCATCCTTCTAGGATGAACACGTCGATAGGCCCATTTATCTTGACTGTCGAGTCCGATCGATCTCCTTCACCATCACAAAGACTCTTGTTGAATATTGGCAAGTTGACTGGACGTCCAGGCGTGTTATTGATGTGCTTGACCTGCTCTATGACAGATAAAGCTAAGTCGACATCGTGTGTACCCGGTGGGCCACGTCCAGATAATAATGCGTTGTCTGGGTGTTTCGCTGCAATATCCTTCAGGCCTTGATGCGTTTTGTACAGATCTGCGAGACTATCAGCTGCGATTCTGTAGTCAGTTTTCTCAAAAGAGCTTACCATCCAATGACAACACAGCCGCTGTCAAACCTTTCTTTTGTTTGAGATACTGCACAAACCCAGAACAAAAAGTCGTTTTGCCTGTGCAGTTTGGAAGTTTAGCCGATGCGCTCCGAAGACTCAGAGAAAGCAGCTCACCACATCCTTGAGGACCTTGCAGCCCCACAAACAAAGGCCCGTTCGCAGCATCCGACTTATGTCTTTCAAACTCCTCTGCAAGGTAATCAGCCACGATACGTGACTTGTAGCTTGTAGAAGAGTAATCCTCGTCTTTAAGTAAAGCGGGTAAATCGGTGTTGTTGGAGAATGTCTCTTTGATCTGAGTTGGTGGCGATGTCGTCGGCTCAGTCGATGGGGATTCTGAGTTCGCAACGGTAACTGTAGGAGCTGGCAGCGAGGTAGGAGATGATTGATCTGTACCATTCAATGGGTTGGAAGTAGACTTAGGTTTCACGGGGTCAGGAGCAGACTGAGCTTGGGTAGTCTTCTCTTTATATGCTTTAATCCTATCTTCCCAAATATTTCTCTTCGAGGGATCTAAAGATATATAAAGAGGTAGATTATCTTTACCATCAAACCATTGTTCAGCAGATTGTTCAGGTactaaaaatgatttttaataagtaatcaaattctttataTATGATGTTTAGTACTTACCAGTTCCAATAATATCAGGAAATAAATCtgaatgaaaatcaattaattgttTTCTAGGAATTCTAATACTAATAGGTATTAAAcaatttccatctttatcttttgtaaataaaaatattttaGAAATTTCAGTTTTCATAacatttaataaattaattccattattattaataattattgaagaatttaataaaggtaaatttaaattatgaATTGATTCTTGAAATccattttgaaaaaaatttgaaatttcaatttgtcttaaaattaaatcaccttttccaattaaataaattaaatttctttctttatcaattaaaggaattaataaattattagaattagtatctaaaatttgattaaaaattaaatctaattttcctattgaagaaaataatgaatattGTCTatttctaaattttgaaaatgatgttataaatatattttcatttatcCAAATTAATTTACATGGTTTTAAAGGTTGAATTAATGATACCAAAGATTTAGTTATAATAggttcatttgattttctaggttcaaaaattattaaattccCTGATTTACTTAAAATTGCTAATTTTGTACCATCTGTTGACCAGCCTATTGACCATATTCCTTTTGGTTCGTTCAGATTGAGTGATATTCTAGCTTTTGGAACTGATGAAGAGGTATCATATATGGTCAAAGGACGAGAAGAGCTTGATACGAGAAGAATATTGGGTGTAGTAGGGTGTAAGTGAAGATGCGTTATAGGTGAAGCAGATTGAGCTGGGATTGTATGGCGGGCTATgagagatgaagaagaggattcGGGTAAAGTATATATCGAAATCTAAATGTCAATATTAGCACTTTATTTCAAGTCACAATGAGATTTGACCTGTCTGTTTTACTCACACTTCCATCTGAATTCCCAATCGCCATGGTCCCATCTTCCAATTTACTTAAATCCCAACTAGTGATTGACCCATTTCCCACTCTTGCATGCCCAAccatttcttcctcttcttcattaagGTCATTCTTATATTCTCTATAAGTCAATTCACCAGATGAAGTTAAAGTGACAATCCATTGTCGATTACTTTTAATCTCATTATCGAAATGATTACCTGAAAAAATTGTTAATTGAGGTAAATCCTTTCGATAATATTCTTCTCTTGTTGGATAATGAATCAATGAATTCCGGTATTTGGAGGCACCGAATCGACCTGCCATCTCAAATAATATCCCTTATCAAGCTATTGGGATAGTTCAAGATCTGATGCAATTGTATTGAAAGTATAACAATGTGTATAATCTTATCTTGTTATTTGTTCATAGTGGTCCGAGTGACGCAATAAGACACTTTCGAACCATATTGCCTCCGCAATCCGGACTGCCTCCACCTTTGAACCTGGAAACAAGTCATAGATCTGGCTATACCTTTCGAAGCCGACATTACTCTACTTCGTCTCGACGTGTTCGCAACAGTACACTCCGTACAAAGGAATCGTATATGCTAATATCTGCATGCCAAAATTACAAGTTGagtgaaaaaaaaaggagTATCATTAAACAAACGAAATCCAGCTCCCGGCCTTCGCCTATCCCTATTAATCTATTATACATAAGAATGACCTAAGCAACTAAGCAAAAgaagcttgagcttgagcatCTACATCGCTGATTTCGTATTGTTTCTTAGTGAAAGCTTTTGAACAATCAGCCATAGTTACAGATGCTCTAGAAATAGGATCTGTTCTGTAGAAATCTGCTATAGGTTTTTTCAATGGATTACTTGATGCTGTTGTAGATTGAAGTGAAGATAGGAGTTGAAGACCAGTTTTTACAATCTCCAAAGATGGTTTTTCGATGTGATCATATCGAACAAGTGTTGGAGATATATCAAACATTCTTTGACGTATTTGAAGTGTATCATCGTATGGTAATGGGTTTCCGATAACTTCCGATAAAGCTCTAATGATCTTCCAATCTTCTCTGGATGCTCCAGGAGGTGGTACTGCAGTTCGACCCATTTGAGATCTACCTTCAGTATTTATCCAAGTAGCTGATTTCTCGGTGTATGCTGCTGCTGGTAAACACACATCGGCGAATTGGGCACCGAGATCACCGTGATGTCCTTGATAAACTACAAAGGCATCTTCGGGAATTGTTGATGGGTCAACGTCATCTGCGTTAAGAAGGTAAACGAATTTGGGTTTGACTGATGAagccgaagaagaaggagtgAAGCCAATATCGTAAGCTGCTGCTCGAGATGCGGCCTAGTGGAGAAAAAGTAATTATCAGTCCATGTTTCCATTGTACTTCTTGTTCCTTCAAAGTGATATGGTACTCACTCGTTGTAAGACTGAGAATCCAGTCCACTCAGGAGTCAAGAATCTGCTCTCGTTACTCGATACATGTTTTCCAACAGCCTTCAAGATAGCAGCACCATCTTGGGTCTCAGTGACAGCGGACCCAACAATCAATAAAGGCTTCTTAGCTTCTTTCCAAATCTTAGCGAAACCCTTGTTTCCCTTTCCATTGAGGAAAGATTCAACGTCTTTAGGCGATGTACCGATGTGCTCGTATTCAAAGGTTGAATCGAATTTCTCACCAATGACAGCGAACTCTGCACCTCTATGTAAGAAAGATTTTCTGAATCGAGAGTTGATTGTAGCAGCTTCATGTCGAGGGTTGGTACCAATCAACAAAACAGCGTCTGCGTCTTCTACATTTTCAATAGCAGTGTTGAATAGATAATTTGATCgaatatcagctgattgGGTAGGAGGTTTATCGCCTAATTTCGAATCTAAAGTCAAGTTTTCGGAACCTAATCTGTTAACCAAATCTTTAAGAGCTACTAAAGCTTCTGTATCTGCTAAAGATCCAGCCACGGCTTTGATTTCGTCATTTCTAGCTCCAGAGTTAAGGTATCCGTGTCTGATGGTTTCCATTGCAGTTTCCCATGAAGCAGGTACGAATCTATTGCCTTCTCTAACTAAAGGAGTGGTCAATCGTTGGTATTTCAATCCATCGTAGGCGTATCGAGTTTTATCCGAGATCCATTCTTCGTTGATTTCGTCATTGATCTTAGGTTGAACTCTCATAACTTGAACACCTCTTGAATCTACTCTAATGTTACTTCCAACAGCATCCAAGACGTCAACTGATTCAgttttcttcaattcccATGGTCTAGCTTGGAAAGCATATGGTTTGGATGTTAAAGCTCCGACAGGACACAAATCAATGATGTTTCCTGACATTTCCGAATCCATAGTTTTTTCTATGTACATTCCAATTTGTAAATCATTTCCTCGACCAGTAGTACCTAAATCTTCCACACCAGCAACATCATTGGCGAATCGTACACATCTTGTACATTGAATACACCTGTTCATAGAAGTTTTGACAATTGGTCCGAGATCTTTGTTTTCTACCGCACGTTTTCCGGTTATTTCGTGGAAACGTGTTCTATCTGATCCATATCTCattgattgatcttgtAAATCACATTCTCCTCCTTGATCACAAATTGGGCAATCTAATGGATGGTTTGCCAATAAGAATTCCATGACTCCTTCTCTTGCTTTGTGAACTAAAGGTGTATTGGTGAATACTTTCGATCCTGGCATAGCAGGCATAGCACATGATGCTACTGGTTTTGGAGATCTCTCAACCTGCCATCAAAGAATGGTCAATATTGTGATCGCATCAACTTCTCGATGTTTGAACTCACCTCAACCAAACACATTCGACAGTTACCAGCGATAGCTAATCGATCATGATAACAGCTAAGATCCTACGTCAGCTTGAAATCCTGGACCCAAATGGCATCAGGGGATGATTAAAGCTTACAATCGGGGAACGGCGGCACCACTAAAAAGAGTCATGCAAGTCAGTTTGGTGTGTAGAAGCATTACAGTACGAGCCGATCTCACTCACGCTTGTTCACAGGCTTGAATCAAAGCAGTACCTTGAGGTACCGTAACTTCCTTTCCGTCGATAGTGAGAGTAATATCAGCTTGTCGAGGGGCGGAAGTAGAGAGGAGTCGGGCACCTATGAGTGAGAAGTTCAAGGACGCTTCTGTCAGCTCGACGATCAAACAAGAGACTGCTTCTAAGTAATGAAGTGATAACTCCAGCCAGATCGAGATCAATGGCAATACTCACGAGAAGGTCCAGCGACTCTAGCAAGATTCTTTTGTGCGATTCTTCTAAgcattttgttttattcTTTCCCTCCAAGTCAGTGAATATAAATATGAAGAGAGGTGAATGATATGCTCGATTGAGCTTTGTCGTTATTGAAAAGAAGCAGtaaaatatgaaatgatgaaatctAATCTGACGTTTTCAACTATTATGCTTTTGTTACATATGCTATTATTGATACTAAGGTGGTGTTAACCGTTAGCCAGTGAGCTTCAACTTAAATCCAACtacaatcatcaaattcccGAATGTGGCACTTCATTCGGAACCAATGAGAAAAGTCAAGTTACTCTACGTAAGGTAAAAATAATACACGTGGTATTGAGGTGTTCTGTTGCGAGTTTCAAAGGCTTCTTTCTGTATTGTAACTTTATCTGAGATCTTATGCTGAAGCCATGCATATGCCTCAAAATTATACGAGGGTTGTTAGCAAGATCTATTCAAAGATGTACAACAAGTATGCAAtgagatatatataatttatcCCCTTGCTTAGACACCAGTACTTAGACTCTAAAAGCTATATATAACTCCCTTCCCTAACTCCCCTTCCTCTTCGCTTTTCCACTATAACAACATGTTCAGGTAATAATCCATTCAAACTTTCCCattctaaatcatcaacatatttatttttaataaGCCTAttattcttctcttttctatttcgatttttagattcaaaaatattttgcttatttttatttttatttttatttttatttttatttaaaaaaggaaaattaatttttttacctaaaataaattctaaatcataaagtaaattatattttgattttttattaaataatgTTAATTCAGTTggaattaaatcaaatgaagaattagatgatgatgatgatgaaattgttaATCTTGAATAAGCAGGATGtttattaaattcttctttcctgtattttaatttatcattattattattattttgatcaattgattgattattgaaatGACCTAATAATGAATATTCTGTATTAATAGGTTTTAATGGTTtagataatgaagaaattggtgatttttcttttattgatgaattacgTTCATATAATCGGTCtgtttttgttgaattatatgtatattttgatgaaatttcatattttgatttgatatctgaatataaagaagaagaagtagaatctgatttatattgatgatgagttTCTTTCGAAGGTATATAATAAGTTGCAAATGGGTGATTAGGAGGTAAAGTATTAACAAAATATCTATTTTCGAAATCATTCGAAATTGGAGGGAGAGGTGCTTTTCTACTAGGAGTGTACATCTTTGTAAGAGTTATGAGTTATTTATACTGTGTAGTCAGAATAAGATAAGATACCGTTGTATGCTTCTGGTGATTGTTGAGGAAGTATGTATCTTATCCATGAGGAAGgtttatatatacattcTCATACAGAGCTTCAATATCTGATCAACTTGAAATTGCCTTCACA from Kwoniella pini CBS 10737 chromosome 4, complete sequence carries:
- a CDS encoding NADH dehydrogenase (quinone), G subunit; translation: MLRRIAQKNLARVAGPSRARLLSTSAPRQADITLTIDGKEVTVPQGTALIQACEQAGAAVPRFCYHDRLAIAGNCRMCLVEVERSPKPVASCAMPAMPGSKVFTNTPLVHKAREGVMEFLLANHPLDCPICDQGGECDLQDQSMRYGSDRTRFHEITGKRAVENKDLGPIVKTSMNRCIQCTRCVRFANDVAGVEDLGTTGRGNDLQIGMYIEKTMDSEMSGNIIDLCPVGALTSKPYAFQARPWELKKTESVDVLDAVGSNIRVDSRGVQVMRVQPKINDEINEEWISDKTRYAYDGLKYQRLTTPLVREGNRFVPASWETAMETIRHGYLNSGARNDEIKAVAGSLADTEALVALKDLVNRLGSENLTLDSKLGDKPPTQSADIRSNYLFNTAIENVEDADAVLLIGTNPRHEAATINSRFRKSFLHRGAEFAVIGEKFDSTFEYEHIGTSPKDVESFLNGKGNKGFAKIWKEAKKPLLIVGSAVTETQDGAAILKAVGKHVSSNESRFLTPEWTGFSVLQRAASRAAAYDIGFTPSSSASSVKPKFVYLLNADDVDPSTIPEDAFVVYQGHHGDLGAQFADVCLPAAAYTEKSATWINTEGRSQMGRTAVPPPGASREDWKIIRALSEVIGNPLPYDDTLQIRQRMFDISPTLVRYDHIEKPSLEIVKTGLQLLSSLQSTTASSNPLKKPIADFYRTDPISRASVTMADCSKAFTKKQYEISDVDAQAQASFA